The Kosakonia sacchari SP1 genome includes a window with the following:
- a CDS encoding M20 peptidase aminoacylase family protein, with amino-acid sequence MSRTLEHFNYLHQIPELGFEEYKTSAYIAGVLEAAGYQVTRQVNNTTGIVAVLDSGKPGPVLALRADMDALGHIIDGEHVARHTCGHDGHSTVVLTTAQEVIAEGVVKKGKLKFIFQPAEELGTGAIALTEAGVLDDVDMLLGFHLRPLEECPMGQAVPAMYYSASATVEVVFHGKAAHAARPHLGVNALDAAAHAVQAVNGIHLAPSLTWSAKATRFLCDAGVTNSIPDNALVCWDLRAAENDAMDALKPQVIRAIESSAAAYGARAEIRILKEMPAAIIDDEATGVVSRAIRSVFGDSGLTAAKSTPGSEDFFHYLRLRPQVKGGFWGLGANLMPGLHHPDMHFDRAALALGVKVFKACVQDVLG; translated from the coding sequence GTGTCACGCACACTTGAGCATTTTAATTACCTGCATCAGATCCCGGAACTCGGGTTCGAAGAGTATAAAACCTCCGCTTATATCGCCGGGGTTCTGGAGGCGGCGGGCTACCAGGTTACGCGCCAGGTCAATAACACGACCGGCATTGTCGCGGTGCTGGACAGCGGTAAACCGGGGCCAGTGCTGGCGCTGCGCGCCGATATGGATGCGCTTGGGCATATCATTGATGGCGAGCATGTCGCGCGCCACACCTGTGGTCATGACGGACACTCCACGGTGGTGCTGACCACGGCGCAGGAAGTCATCGCCGAAGGGGTAGTGAAAAAGGGTAAGTTGAAGTTCATCTTCCAGCCCGCAGAGGAACTGGGTACTGGCGCGATTGCACTGACGGAGGCTGGCGTGCTGGACGATGTTGACATGCTGCTTGGTTTCCACCTGCGCCCGCTGGAAGAGTGCCCGATGGGTCAGGCGGTGCCAGCCATGTATTACTCGGCGTCTGCCACGGTGGAAGTGGTGTTCCACGGCAAAGCGGCGCACGCGGCGCGGCCCCACTTAGGTGTAAACGCGCTGGACGCGGCCGCTCACGCTGTGCAGGCGGTAAACGGCATTCACCTTGCGCCATCGCTCACCTGGAGCGCCAAAGCGACGCGTTTTCTCTGCGACGCCGGGGTGACCAACTCGATTCCGGACAACGCGCTGGTGTGCTGGGATCTGCGTGCGGCGGAAAACGACGCTATGGATGCGCTTAAACCGCAGGTCATTCGCGCCATTGAAAGCAGTGCGGCGGCGTACGGCGCGCGGGCTGAGATCCGCATTCTAAAAGAGATGCCTGCGGCGATCATTGATGACGAGGCAACCGGGGTGGTTTCCCGCGCCATCCGTAGCGTGTTTGGCGATAGCGGGCTGACAGCGGCAAAATCGACACCCGGCAGCGAGGACTTTTTCCATTATCTGCGGCTGCGCCCACAGGTGAAAGGCGGTTTCTGGGGGCTCGGTGCCAACCTGATGCCGGGTCTGCATCACCCGGACATGCACTTTGATCGCGCCGCGCTGGCGCTCGGCGTGAAAGTGTTTAAAGCCTGTGTGCAGGATGTGCTGGGCTGA
- a CDS encoding YjiG family protein, which translates to MNNSAKVSGNPFDIFVIGARKGFNIAINNLMPNVLMAYVIAEMLNLLGVMQIIGHLCAPLMGLFGLPGEAITVLLTAWLSSSAGTGVAVSLLSKGQLDVGQITILAPAIFLMGSQLQYMGRLLGVADVPKKYWPLLMAVSILNAVIAMLIMRVIA; encoded by the coding sequence ATGAATAATTCCGCAAAAGTCTCTGGTAATCCGTTCGATATTTTCGTTATTGGTGCGCGTAAAGGTTTTAATATCGCCATTAATAATCTGATGCCTAATGTATTAATGGCCTACGTGATCGCCGAAATGCTCAATTTACTCGGCGTGATGCAGATTATCGGCCATCTTTGCGCGCCGTTAATGGGGCTGTTCGGCCTGCCGGGGGAAGCGATTACCGTGTTACTCACCGCCTGGCTTTCGTCTTCAGCGGGAACCGGCGTGGCAGTCAGCCTGCTCAGCAAAGGCCAGCTTGATGTTGGTCAAATCACCATTCTCGCGCCCGCCATCTTTTTAATGGGTTCGCAGCTACAGTATATGGGCCGCCTGTTGGGCGTTGCCGATGTGCCGAAGAAGTACTGGCCGCTACTGATGGCGGTCAGCATTCTCAATGCCGTAATCGCCATGCTGATTATGCGCGTTATTGCCTGA
- a CDS encoding nucleoside recognition domain-containing protein: MSESKTLEQPAKAHAEEWKVGPGAWISLVIVLLVFSGFFFKVEGMAWLGAFDFTTLGGAFGTMKTPETNTFIGSGGISAKAGFLFALSLVPTVMLALGLLEIFTHYGAIRAAHKLLTPLLKPLLGIPGYTGLALITDLQSTDAGAALTKELYDSDKITRKDVVIMGSWQYSGAGLINNYFSIGSAMFASLTIPIIVPLVLMFVLKFVGAAVVRLALNTVYKRDFDNE, translated from the coding sequence ATGAGTGAATCAAAAACGCTGGAGCAACCCGCGAAAGCGCACGCGGAAGAGTGGAAAGTCGGGCCAGGTGCCTGGATCTCGTTGGTGATTGTTCTGCTGGTTTTTTCCGGCTTCTTTTTCAAAGTCGAGGGGATGGCGTGGCTGGGCGCGTTTGACTTCACCACGCTGGGCGGCGCGTTCGGCACCATGAAAACGCCGGAAACCAACACCTTTATCGGCAGCGGCGGCATCAGCGCAAAGGCCGGTTTTCTGTTCGCGCTGTCGCTGGTGCCAACGGTAATGCTGGCTCTGGGGTTGCTGGAGATTTTTACCCACTATGGTGCGATCCGTGCGGCGCATAAATTACTCACGCCATTGCTTAAACCGCTGCTGGGTATTCCGGGCTATACGGGACTGGCGTTGATTACCGACCTGCAAAGCACCGATGCCGGGGCGGCATTAACTAAAGAGTTATACGACAGCGATAAAATTACCCGTAAAGATGTGGTGATTATGGGGTCGTGGCAATATTCCGGCGCGGGCTTAATCAATAACTATTTTTCGATTGGCTCAGCGATGTTCGCGTCATTAACGATCCCGATTATTGTTCCGTTGGTTTTAATGTTTGTCCTTAAATTCGTGGGCGCAGCGGTGGTTCGTCTGGCATTAAATACTGTTTATAAGCGAGATTTCGACAATGAATAA
- a CDS encoding LysR substrate-binding domain-containing protein, translated as MFQDKQVGYLYEVGNQGGIRRAADILGVNPSVVSRQIAQLERALQLPLLERRGRNVVLTEAGRLLAEDYFASRQRREKLESQLKDLRHMRGGTISVRIGGGLITAFIEGVMREFAKSYPQVFVDIVVGSMQEMLNDIVSGEADMALAFGPIGTPELKRHSFQWGPICAVVSPQHPIAQRQSITIEELLDYPLIALTENFGLQRHMNAMFKSQGLQFHPAYRCNQFSTAMGLSQAGLGISFMTAYAAADPIRLGALVAVPLDHPIANSAQCHLLRNSDRRFTPAAHHMWRLLHNAFRDK; from the coding sequence ATGTTCCAGGACAAACAGGTGGGTTATTTGTATGAGGTGGGTAACCAGGGCGGGATTCGTCGTGCGGCGGATATCCTTGGTGTTAACCCATCCGTGGTCAGCCGCCAAATCGCGCAACTGGAGCGCGCACTGCAACTCCCGCTGCTGGAGCGGCGCGGGCGTAACGTGGTGTTAACCGAAGCGGGACGCCTGCTGGCAGAGGACTATTTTGCCAGCCGCCAGCGGCGTGAAAAGCTGGAAAGCCAGCTAAAAGATCTGCGCCATATGCGCGGCGGAACAATCTCGGTGCGCATTGGCGGTGGGCTGATCACCGCCTTTATCGAAGGGGTTATGCGCGAGTTTGCCAAATCATACCCGCAGGTTTTTGTTGATATTGTGGTGGGTAGCATGCAGGAGATGCTCAACGATATCGTCAGCGGCGAAGCGGATATGGCGCTGGCCTTTGGCCCAATCGGTACGCCGGAACTCAAGCGCCACAGCTTTCAGTGGGGGCCAATCTGCGCCGTCGTCTCGCCACAGCACCCTATCGCGCAGCGGCAAAGCATCACCATTGAAGAGCTGCTCGACTATCCATTAATAGCCCTGACGGAAAACTTCGGCCTGCAACGCCATATGAATGCCATGTTCAAAAGCCAGGGTTTGCAATTTCATCCGGCGTATCGCTGTAACCAATTCTCCACCGCGATGGGGCTAAGCCAGGCGGGGCTAGGCATCTCGTTTATGACCGCTTATGCTGCCGCCGATCCCATTCGCCTTGGCGCGCTGGTTGCCGTACCACTCGATCATCCCATCGCCAATAGTGCTCAGTGCCACCTGCTGCGTAACTCTGATCGGCGCTTTACACCAGCCGCCCACCATATGTGGCGGCTTCTGCATAATGCCTTTCGCGACAAATAA